One Panicum virgatum strain AP13 chromosome 9K, P.virgatum_v5, whole genome shotgun sequence genomic region harbors:
- the LOC120647155 gene encoding sucrose transport protein SUT1 codes for MARGDGELELTVGVRGAGGRGGAADAPAPISLGRLILAGTVAGGVQYGWALQLSLLTPYVQTLGLSHALTSFMWLCGPIAGLVVQPLVGLYSDRCTARWGRRRPFILTGCLLICLAVVIVGFSSDIGAALGDTKEECSLYHGPRWHAAIVYVLGFWLLDFSNNTVQGPARALMADLSGRHGPSAANSIFCSWMALGNILGYSSGSTNNWHKWFPFLKTRACCEACANLKGAFLVAVVFLIFCLTITLIFAKEVPYKGNQNLPTKANGEVEAEATGPLAVFKGFKNLPPGMPSVLLVTGLTWLSWFPFILYDTDWMGREIYHGDPKGTTAQIAAFDEGVRVGSFGLLLNSIVLGFSSFLIEPMCRKVGPRLVWVTSNFMVCVAMAATALISFWSLKDYHGYVQDAITASTSIKAVCLVLFAFLGVPLAILYSVPFAVTAQLAATKGGGQGLCTGVLNISIVIPQVIIALGAGPWDALFGKGNIPAFGVASGFALIGGIVGLFILPRISKRQFRAVSGGGH; via the exons ATGgctcgcggcgacggcgagctcgagctcacggtgggcgtccgcggcgccgggggccgcggcggcgcggcggacgcgCCCGCGCCGATCAGCCTCGGCAGGCTCATCCTCGCCGgcacggtcgccggcggcgtgcagtACGGCTGGGCGCTGCAGCTCTCCCTGCTCACGCCCTACGTGCAG ACTCTGGGGCTTTCACACGCCCTTACTTCATTCATGTGGCTATGCGGCCCTATTGCTGGCTTAGTG GTTCAACCGCTCGTCGGTCTGTACAGTGACAGGTGCACCGCGAGATGGGGGCGCCGGAGGCCATTTATTCTGACTGGATGTCTGCTCATCTGTCTTGCC GTTGTGATCGTTGGATTCTCATCAGACATTGGAGCTGCTCTGGGCGACACAAAGGAAGAGTGCAG CCTCTACCATGGTCCTCGTTGGCATGCTGCAATCGTCTATGTTCTGGGGTTCTGGTTACTTGACTTCTCCAACAATACCGTGCAA GGTCCAGCTCGTGCCCTAATGGCTGATCTGTCAG GTCGTCATGGCCCTAGTGCAGCTAATTCAATCTTCTGTTCTTGGATGGCATTGGGAAATATCCTAGGGTACTCCTCTGGTTCCACAAACAATTGGCACAA GTGGTTTCCCTTCCTGAAAACAAGAGCCTGCTGTGAAGCCTGTGCAAACCTGAAAGGTGCATTTCTGGTGGCTGTG GTGTTCCTGATCTTCTGCTTGACTATAACCCTGATCTTCGCCAAGGAAGTACCATACAAAGGAAATCAAAACCTCCCAACAAAAGCAAACGGTGAGGTTGAAGCTGAAGCTACCGGTCCGCTTGCCGTGTTCAAGGGATTCAAGAACTTGCCCCCTGGGATGCCGTCCGTGCTTCTTGTAACTGGTCTTACTTGG CTCTCGTGGTTCCCGTTCATCCTCTACGACACCGACTGGATGGGCCGTGAGATCTACCACGGCGACCCAAAGGGTACCACTGCTCAGATCGCAGCGTTCGACGAAGGTGTCAGAGTTGGCTCGTTCGGGCTGCTACTCAACTCG ATAGTTCTAGGGTTCAGCTCCTTCCTGATCGAGCCGATGTGCCGGAAGGTCGGGCCGAGGCTGGTGTGGGTGACGAGCAACTTCATGGTCTGCGTCGCCATGGCGGCCACCGCGCTCATCAGCTTCTGGTCGCTCAAGGACTACCACGGATACGTGCAGGACGCCATCACGGCGAGCACGAGCATCAAGGCCGTGTGCCTGGTCCTGTTCGCGTTCCTCGGTGTCCCCCTCGCT ATCCTGTACAGCGTCCCCTTCGCCGTGACGGCGCAGCTGGCGGCCACCAAAGGCGGCGGGCAAGGGCTCTGCACCGGCGTCCTGAACATCTCCATTGTCATCCCTCAG GTGATCATCGCTCTAGGCGCTGGCCCGTGGGACGCGCTGTTCGGGAAGGGGAACATCCCGGCGTTCGGCGTGGCGTCCGGCTTCGCGCTCATCGGCGGCATCGTGGGCCTGTTCATCCTGCCCAGGATCTCGAAGCGCCAGTTCCGGGCCGTCAGCGGGGGCGGCCACTGA
- the LOC120647160 gene encoding homeobox-leucine zipper protein HOX21-like, whose product MRPMASNGMASSPSPFFPPNFLLQMQQTPPDHDPQEHHHHHEHHLPPPLHPHHNPFLPSSQCPSLQDFRGMAPMLGKRPMYGAEVGGVDEANGGGGANEDELSDDGSQAGEKKRRLNVEQVRTLEKNFELGNKLEPERKLQLARALGLQPRQVAIWFQNRRARWKTKQLEKDYDVLKRQLDAVKADNDVLLSHNKKLQAEILALKGREAGSELINLNKETEASCSNRSENSSEINLDISRTPPSEGPMDPPPSHHHQHPSGGGGGMIPFYPPVGGRPAGVDIDQLLHSTSGPKLEQHGGGGGVQAPETASFGNLLCGVDEPPPFWPWADHQHFH is encoded by the exons ATGAGGCCAATGGCCAGCAATGGCATGGCGTCCTCCCCCTCGCCCTTCTTCCCTCCAAACTTCCTCCTCCAAATGCAGCAGACACCTCCAGATCATGACCCCCAagaacaccaccaccaccatgagcaccacctccctcctccccttCATCCTCACCACAACCcattcctcccctcctcccaaTGCCCATCCCTCCAAGACTTCCGAG GTATGGCGCCAATGCTGGGGAAGCGGCCTATGTACGGCGCAGAGGTCGGAGGCGTCGACGaggcgaacggcggcggcggcgcaaacgaGGACGAGCTGTCGGACGACGGCTCGCAGGCTGGGGAGAAGAAGCGGCGGCTGAACGTGGAGCAGGTGCGGACGCTGGAGAAGAACTTCGAGCTCGGGAACAAGCTGGAGCCGGAGCGCAAGCTGCAGCTGGCGCGCGCGCTGGGCCTGCAGCCGCGGCAGGTGGCCATCTGGTTCCAGAACCGCCGCGCGCGGTGGAAGACGAAGCAGCTGGAGAAGGACTACGACGTGCTGAAGCGCCAGCTCGACGCCGTCAAGGCCGACAACGACGTCCTCCTCTCCCACAACAAGAAGCTCCAGGCTGAG ATACTGGCGCTGAAGGGCAGGGAGGCAGGGTCGGAGCTGATCAACCTCAACAAGGAGACGGAGGCGTCCTGCAGCAACCGCAGCGAGAACAGCTCCGAGATCAACCTCGACATatcgcgcacgccgccgtccgAGGGCCCAATGGACCCTCCGCCTTCGCATCATCATCAGcaccccagcggcggcggcggcggcatgatcCCGTTCTACCCTCCCGTcggcggccgccccgccggcgTCGACATCGACCAGCTCCTGCACAGCACGTCGGGGCCCAAGCTGgagcagcacggcggcggcggcggcgtccaggcTCCGGAAACCGCCAGCTTCGGCAACCTCCTGTGCGGCGTCGACGAGCCGCCGCCGTTCTGGCCGTGGGCCGACCACCAGCACTTCCATTGA
- the LOC120647161 gene encoding uncharacterized protein LOC120647161, with amino-acid sequence MPPPSTAAAAAVSSILLPTPPPALSFHTASLPPIRRSASAASSRLVLARADAAGARGEGAETVFFDGGAHYGDLAANLLLGLTLLWLPLTLAAVSRAFILRYRFTSRRVTVVSGLSGADRTDFPYSSVTSVVVVPRFIGEWGDIIITLRDGTKVDLRSVPRFREVADYCRSMAAAEGSLASQ; translated from the coding sequence AtgccaccgccgtccaccgccgcggcggcggccgtctccTCCATTCTCCTCccgacgccgccaccggcgctCTCCTTCCACACGGCCTCCCTCCCGCCGATCAGGCGCTCAGCCAGCGCCGCTTCTTCCCGGCTCGTCCTCGCGCGGGCCGacgcggcgggggcgcgcggcgagggagccGAGACGGTGTTCTTCGACGGCGGCGCCCACTACGGCGACCTCGCGGCGAACCTGCTCCTGGGCTTGACCCTGCTGTGGCTGCCGCTGACGCTGGCCGCCGTGTCCCGCGCGTTCATCCTGCGCTACCGCTTCACCTCCCGGCGGGTCACCGTCGTGTCCGGCCTCTCCGGCGCCGACCGCACCGACTTCCCCTACTCCTCCGTGACGTCCGTGGTGGTCGTGCCGCGGTTCATCGGCGAGTGGGGCGACATCATCATCACGCTCAGGGACGGCACCAAGGTCGACCTCAGGAGCGTGCCCAGGTTCCGTGAGGTCGCCGACTACTGccgctccatggccgccgccgagggctCCCTCGCCAGCCAGTGA
- the LOC120647158 gene encoding uncharacterized protein At3g28850-like has translation MGCTTSRQARHDLRYCPSPMALPRSQSFPARCPSDAGVHVVRLTSSTLGSLELEKALPRAPEPAAARAPTRLAPRTPTMTPPNEPEDIDAWALMAGLEDHSPLLTAPFGRHSFSFPVAAAPQELAASAKVTPLPMPQPHAAAVATDVGEGKAGKEKAPPRRAVLYFTSLRGVRATYEDCCLARAILKGYGVRLDERDVSMHRGFRDELSGLLGVASGGALAAKCWAPAAPALPSLFVDGELVGNAEELKRLHEAGELAVRLAGCESAAAAGDAGACEACGDVRFVLCKTCSGSCKVYVYDEGEQDDASGEDGGGGFRRCPDCNENGIVRCPACCC, from the coding sequence ATGGGGTGCACCACCTCCAGGCAAGCCCGGCACGACCTCCGGTACTGCCCGTCGCCGATGGCGCTGCCGCGGAGCCAGTCGTTCCCCGCCCGGTGCCCCAGCGACGCCGGCGTCCACGTGGTCCGGCTCACGTCGTCCACGCTGGGCTCCCTCGAGCTCGAGAAGGCCCTGCCGCGGGCGCCGGagcccgccgcggcgcgcgcgcccaCGAGGCTGGCGCCGCGCACGCCCACCATGACGCCGCCCAACGAGCCCGAGGACATCGACGCGTGGGCGCTCATGGCGGGCCTGGAGGACCACTCGCCGCTGCTCACCGCGCCGTTCGGGCGCCACTCCTTCTCGTTCCCGGTCGCCGCGGCGCCGCAGGAGCTCGCCGCGTCCGCCAAGGTCACGCCGCTACCGATGCCCcagcctcacgccgccgccgtcgcgacgGACGTCGGCGAAGGGAAGGCGGGAAAGGAGAAGGCGCCTCCGCGGCGGGCGGTGCTCTACTTCACGTcgctgcgcggcgtgcgcgccACGTACGAGGACTGCTGCCTGGCGCGCGCCATACTCAAGGGCTACGGCGTGCGCCTCGACGAGCGCGACGTATCCATGCACCGCGGCTTCCGGGACGAGCTCAGCGGCCTCCTCGGCGTCGCGAGCGGTGGCGCGCTCGCCGCCAAGTGCTgggcgccggccgcgcccgcccTCCCCAGCCTGTTCGTGGACGGGGAGCTCGTGGGCAACGCCGAGGAGCTGAAGCGGTTGCACGAGGCCGGGGAGCTCGCGGTGAGGCTGGCCGGGTGCgagagcgcggcggccgcgggcgacgCCGGCGCGTGCGAGGCCTGCGGCGACGTGCGGTTCGTGCTCTGCAAGACGTGCTCTGGCAGCTGCAAGGTGTACGTGTACGACGAAGGCGAGCAGGACGACGCGTCGGGCGAGGACGGCGGTGGTGGGTTCCGGCGGTGCCCGGACTGCAACGAGAACGGCATCGTCAGGTGTCCCgcgtgctgctgctga
- the LOC120647162 gene encoding probable serine/threonine-protein kinase PBL3, translated as MGNCMDTTARVDHSMNNAAYPSKVTSKTSLSSVPSTIKSNSTRSTLTLSSMRDRSELPTPRTEGEILSSSNLKAFTFNDLKTATKNFRPDSLLGEGGFGHVYKGWIDEHTLAPSKPGSGLVVAVKKLKPEGFQGHKEWLTEVDYLGQLHHKNLVKLIGYCSDGDNRLLVYEFMPKGSLENHLFRRGADPLSWAIRLKVAIGAARGLSFLHDAENQVIYRDFKASNILLDSEFNSKLSDFGLAKAGPTGDKTHVSTQVMGTHGYAAPEYIATGRLSAKADVYSFGVVLLELLTGRRALDKSKPGIEQNLVDWARPHLGDKRRLYRIMDTKLGGQYPKKGANAIASIALQCICGDAKMRPRMSQVLEELEQLQDAKYGSASPLVDIRKASHAIPRSPRSPMRVQPSPRRSLGAAAASPLPGYRTAQVH; from the exons ATGGGGAATTGCATGGACACCACGGCGCGGGTGGATCACAGCATGAACAATGCTGCCT ACCCATCAAAAGTGACCAGCAAGACAAGTTTATCATCTGTCCCTTCCACGATTAAAAGCAACTCAACCCGCTCAACTTTGACTCTTTCGTCTATGAGAGATCGAAGTGAGCTTCCTACTCCTCGAACAGAAGGTGAAATCTTGTCATCTTCTAATTTGAAGGCATTCACATTCAATGATCTAAAAACTGCAACCAAGAACTTCCGACCGGACAGTCTTCTTGGGGAAGGAGGATTTGGGCATGTCTATAAAGGTTGGATTGATGAACACACGCTTGCCCCTTCAAAACCGGGTAGTGGTCTGGTTGTTGCTGTCAAGAAGCTCAAACCAGAAGGTTTCCAAGGGCACAAGGAATGGCTG ACAGAGGTTGATTACCTTGGCCAACTTCACCACAAGAATCTTGTTAAGCTCATTGGTTACTGCTCAGACGGTGATAACCGGCTTCTGGTATATGAATTTATGCCCAAGGGAAGTTTGGAGAATCATCTGTTCAGAA GAGGTGCTGATCCTTTGTCATGGGCAATAAGGCTCAAAGTTGCTATTGGTGCTGCTAGGGGTTTATCATTTTTACATGATGCTGAAAACCAAGTTATATATCGTGATTTCAAGGCATCCAACATTCTCCTCGATTCG GAATTCAACTCAAAACTTTCGGATTTTGGCTTGGCAAAAGCTGGTCCAACCGGGGATAAAACCCATGTATCCACACAAGTCATGGGCACTCATGGATATGCAGCTCCAGAGTATATTGCAACAG GCCGTCTCTCTGCGAAGGCAGATGTCTACAGCTTTGGGGTGGTGTTGCTTGAGTTGCTCACTGGAAGAAGAGCCTTGGACAAATCGAAGCCAGGCATAGAGCAGAACTTAGTTGATTGGGCCAGACCTCACTTAGGTGACAAGCGCAGGCTATACCGCATCATGGACACAAAGCTTGGAGGCCAGTATCCAAAAAAGGGTGCAAACGCCATTGCAAGCATTGCCTTGCAATGCATCTGTGGTGATGCCAAGATGCGGCCTCGGATGTCTCAGGTGTTGGAAGAGCTGGAGCAGCTGCAAGATGCCAAATATGGTTCAGCGTCACCACTGGTTGACATTCGAAAGGCCTCACACGCCATACCAAGATCGCCAAGATCACCAATGAGGGTCCAACCTTCGCCACGGCGCTCTcttggagcagcagcagcatccccATTGCCAGGATATCGCACTGCACAAGTGCACTAG